In one window of Plasmodium cynomolgi strain B DNA, chromosome 13, whole genome shotgun sequence DNA:
- a CDS encoding hypothetical protein (putative) yields the protein MLWCSHLVIRIHPPCQHHGHAHRGSDVYWQYDHLLKIGSKTPEQVIKLLSDISKERRCDAEVVKTITNHVYDFCEDFFPPQLVKILEIYTKLKYSNETLLGVVCNRVNDLFNIRSCLRVKLLTNVYKQLNLHHPVVKSPLMSQLNNNINDYKNELVSIVKNLSYLYVDADTSANIMNRIVTNYDYYDKDGFTILEACSRLDTPHEVLIELVNKKVKQLHTDGSSCNFKNFVKFLSAYKRLGLKENTYIHSQFEKKINKIKLLPPENISYVLLLLLSSKLRHEGLFDLVIINIENFVNNKNEHLSLEEKNLYVSHQGGKYDGGISKEEELLQPSGEKHMKEYSHKKYISRKIYNPYILHFLPFHLLLLTLLNYGEKNTLKHLLNVCVLDYLPLYDTSCLIQLLYVCTLLTMEGEGTSKSVHTTELEQIAQEIFVALQYVYKNATINEMKILYDCFLYHQKIVEKNSKLIKLYDDLLHTECLSLLPSSHDNLNFENLKIIRCASSSYLQGKTDNTIYFYLNRNDFFSSDVCGYDDLLLSVKLRENILRRQYGGAHTVQMVYPGGAAGRGLTSHG from the coding sequence CACGCGCACCGAGGGAGTGACGTGTACTGGCAGTATGACCACCTTCTGAAGATAGGAAGCAAAACTCCTGAACAGGTGATAAAACTGTTGAGTGATATAAGCAAGGAGAGGAGATGTGACGCGGAGGTGGTGAAGACGATCACCAACCATGTGTACGATTTTTGTGAAgatttcttccccccacaGCTGGTTAAGATATTAGAAATTTACACCAAGTTAAAATACTCCAATGAGACCCTACTTGGAGTTGTGTGCAACAGAGTGAACGACCTATTTAACATCAGGTCTTGTCTAAGAGTAAAACTATTGACCAACGTTTACAAGCAATTAAATTTGCATCACCCAGTTGTCAAATCACCACTCATGTCACAACTgaataataacataaatgaTTACAAAAACGAGTTAGTCTCCATAGTTAAAAATTTGTCCTACTTATACGTAGATGCAGATACCTCTGCTAATATTATGAACAGAATTGTAACCAATTACGATTATTATGATAAGGATGGGTTCACAATACTTGAGGCTTGTAGCAGATTGGATACCCCCCATGAGGTATTGATCGAGTTGGTGAACAAGAAGGTCAAGCAATTGCATACAGATGGAAGCAGCTGCAATTTCAAAaactttgtaaaatttttaagtgcATATAAAAGATTAgggttaaaagaaaatacatatatacattcccaatttgaaaaaaaaattaataaaataaaattattgccTCCAGAAAATATCTCCTATGTACTCCTCTTATTATTGTCATCTAAACTTAGACATGAGGGATTATTCGACTTGGTTATTATCAACatagaaaattttgtgaataacaaaaatgaacacttATCTTTGGAAGAGAAAAACTTGTATGTCTCTCATCAGGGGGGAAAGTACGATGGGGGGATTAGCAAGGAGGAAGAACTCCTTCAACCATCGGGTGAAAAACACATGAAGGAATACTCTCATAAGAAGTATATCTCTCGGAAGATTTACAATCCGtacattcttcattttttacctttccaCCTGCTGCTCCTCACTCTGCTAAAttatggagagaaaaatacacTCAAGCATCTGCTGAATGTGTGCGTCCTGGATTACTTACCTTTGTATGACACTTCGTGTTTAATTCAGCTTCTCTATGTGTGCACACTGCTCACCATGGAGGGAGAAGGGACAAGTAAAAGCGTGCACACAACTGAGCTGGAACAAATTGCACAAGAAATTTTCGTAGCTCTTcagtatgtatataaaaacgCCACAATCAACgagatgaaaattttatatgactgttttttatatcatcaaaagattgtagaaaaaaattccaaattGATCAAGTTATACGATGATCTGTTACACACTGAATGTCTGTCCCTTTTGCCATCCTCTCatgataatttaaattttgaaaatttgaaaattatcaGATGTGCTAGTTCGTCTTACTTACAGGGGAAGACTGACAAtacgatttatttttacctcaACCggaatgattttttttcttccgatGTGTGTGGCTACGACGACTTGCTGCTCAGCGTCAAGTTGCGCGAGAACATTCTGCGCAGGCAGTACGGGGGGGCCCACACTGTGCAAATGGTTTACCCGGGGGGCGCGGCTGGGCGTGGCCTCACATCCCATGGGTAG